The genomic DNA CGAGAAAATCACGAAAGTCGTTATACAACTCGCGATGCGGCGCTGATCGTGACCGCCATCCGGCCGTGGCACAATTGCTGAGAAGGAGGGCCAATGACTGCGCTCGACACTGCTCTGCACGGACTGCGGGCCCTCATCGCCGACGGCACGCTGCGCCCGGGTGATCGCCTGCCGAGCGAAGGAGATCTCTGCGAGCAGCTCGGCGTCTCTCGTGGCTCTCTGCGTGAGGCGATCAGGATGCTCGCAGCCCTTGGTGTTCTCGACACCCGTCATGGGTCGGGAAGCTACGTCAGCGAGCTGCACGCCGCTGACCTCATCACCGTGCTGTCGCTGACGGTCGGCCTGTTGCCGATGGACGGCGTACTCGAGCTGATCGAGCTCCGACGCGCCTTGGAGTCGCACTCCGCGGCGCTGGCGGCGGCGCGGGTGAATCCGCAGATCATCGGTGAGCTCGACGCCCTGCTCGGGAAGATCGAGTCGAGCTCGGACTTCGATGAGCACTCAGAGCTCGACCACGCCTTCCATATGACGATCGCCGCCATGGCCGGCAATGATGCACTGACCAGTCTGGTCGATGTGCTCCGCTCGCGGTCTCGAGAGTTCCGCATCGCCGACCCCGTCGATGCCGCCCAGCTCAAGCTCCACTCCGACGCCGGTCACCGCGCCATTCTGCGGGGGCTCGAAGCGCGAGACCCGGTGGCCGCCTCTGCAGCGGCGGCCGCCCACGTCGCGCAGACCGAGTACTGGCTCCGTCAGCTTCAGCCGAGCACCAGCGATGCGGCCGACGAGGGAACCGGCTCGACGGCGCCCGCCTGATCGCGAACCGATGCGGCAGGCGTCGGGACGCCGGACCGACCGGCGTCTGAATCGGAGTGATCGCGTCGGGCATCAGCCGCTCCCAGCTGCTCTGCACGCGTGAGCCAGCGAGCGATCTTCGCCTCGTCGGCACCCTTGACGCCGAGCATCCGATGCGTGCGGACGGAGCGGATGCCGCACAGGCGCATGGTGTTGCGGGCGACCTGCGTCTGCGCAGGCAGGCCGGTGAATGGCGCCG from Microbacterium sp. LWO13-1.2 includes the following:
- a CDS encoding FadR/GntR family transcriptional regulator, whose protein sequence is MTALDTALHGLRALIADGTLRPGDRLPSEGDLCEQLGVSRGSLREAIRMLAALGVLDTRHGSGSYVSELHAADLITVLSLTVGLLPMDGVLELIELRRALESHSAALAAARVNPQIIGELDALLGKIESSSDFDEHSELDHAFHMTIAAMAGNDALTSLVDVLRSRSREFRIADPVDAAQLKLHSDAGHRAILRGLEARDPVAASAAAAAHVAQTEYWLRQLQPSTSDAADEGTGSTAPA